The following proteins are co-located in the Streptomyces sp. DT2A-34 genome:
- a CDS encoding DUF1707 and FHA domain-containing protein, whose product MTSSFEFNTYPARLSDAERDKALKVLRDGVAMGRLSHDTFVRRMELALAARRADELAVLTADLPVESRMSRLVFGSVEAISGFTVRLRRAWQAERLPKLLLPHPAAGHPLRIGRDPANGLRLTHETVSRVHAELSHQAGMWVLRDLGSTNGTTVNGRRVIGAVVVREGDQLGFGRMSFRLAAT is encoded by the coding sequence GTGACGTCGTCCTTCGAGTTCAATACCTACCCCGCGCGGCTCTCCGACGCGGAGCGCGACAAGGCGCTGAAGGTGCTGCGTGACGGCGTCGCCATGGGCCGGCTGTCGCACGACACGTTCGTGCGGCGCATGGAGCTCGCCCTCGCCGCCCGCCGCGCGGACGAGCTCGCCGTGCTCACCGCCGACCTGCCCGTCGAGAGTCGCATGTCGCGCCTGGTGTTCGGCTCGGTCGAGGCGATCTCCGGCTTCACCGTACGGCTGCGCCGGGCCTGGCAGGCCGAGCGGCTGCCCAAGCTGCTGCTGCCCCACCCCGCGGCCGGCCATCCGCTGCGCATCGGCCGCGACCCCGCCAACGGGCTGCGGCTGACCCACGAGACGGTGTCCCGGGTACACGCCGAACTGAGCCACCAAGCCGGCATGTGGGTGCTGCGCGACCTCGGCTCCACCAACGGCACCACGGTGAACGGCCGACGGGTCATCGGGGCCGTCGTGGTCCGCGAGGGCGACCAGCTCGGCTTCGGCCGGATGTCGTTCCGGCTCGCCGCGACGTGA
- a CDS encoding SSI family serine proteinase inhibitor, which yields MTRCITAVRGTLLTAAAALALGAAAPEATAQASDPVNWLFVTVTRGDAPHGEAPGRLLLCDPPQGHGKAAEACEQLDRVGGDIGRLQRKDAFCPMIYAPVTAHARGEWNGRPVEYRETFSNGCGMSARTGAVFALDH from the coding sequence ATGACGCGATGCATCACAGCCGTACGAGGCACTCTGCTCACGGCAGCCGCCGCCCTCGCCCTGGGCGCCGCCGCGCCCGAGGCGACGGCCCAGGCCTCCGACCCCGTCAACTGGCTCTTCGTCACGGTCACCCGTGGCGACGCCCCCCACGGTGAGGCGCCCGGCAGGCTGCTGCTGTGCGATCCGCCGCAGGGCCACGGCAAGGCGGCCGAGGCCTGCGAGCAGCTCGACAGGGTGGGCGGCGACATCGGCCGACTCCAGCGCAAGGACGCCTTCTGCCCGATGATCTACGCGCCGGTGACCGCCCACGCGCGCGGAGAGTGGAACGGACGCCCGGTCGAGTACCGGGAGACGTTCTCGAACGGATGCGGGATGTCCGCCCGGACGGGCGCGGTGTTCGCCCTGGACCACTGA
- a CDS encoding aminoglycoside phosphotransferase family protein, whose translation MTQAPTPTADTVRRLVRSLLKDGVDDSAGPEVRPAAAGAEPATWWVGTRHVLRLAPDRAAAARQRRELRLRDLVRPHVPVAVPTSVAYGEWAPGLTYTLDTKVPGGAGGEHDVSALGEADLAGLLTGLREVPARQAETLGVPRAAPRSLEALRRAAERATARLADADEFDAARLRQLTPPAAVQLAAQSGTAVLVHHALTGDHLVVSADGRVRGVLGWADTVLGDPAEDIAGLALAVGSPAAVRAATLAGYGARPCLRGLWLARCDALVRLADRLDGKGETPLPLLRAQLRQAWEAILLERVTEFREDEGDEGDEEL comes from the coding sequence ATGACCCAGGCACCGACACCCACCGCGGACACCGTCCGCCGACTGGTCCGTTCCCTGCTCAAGGACGGCGTGGACGACTCGGCCGGCCCCGAGGTCCGGCCCGCCGCCGCGGGCGCCGAGCCCGCCACCTGGTGGGTCGGCACCCGCCATGTGCTGCGCCTCGCCCCCGACCGGGCGGCCGCCGCCCGCCAGCGCCGTGAACTGCGCCTGCGTGACCTCGTCCGCCCGCACGTCCCGGTCGCGGTGCCGACGAGCGTCGCGTACGGGGAGTGGGCGCCCGGGCTCACCTACACCCTGGACACCAAGGTGCCCGGCGGGGCGGGCGGGGAGCACGATGTCTCCGCCCTCGGGGAGGCCGACCTGGCCGGGCTGCTCACGGGGCTGCGGGAGGTCCCGGCACGGCAGGCGGAGACGCTCGGTGTGCCGCGCGCCGCGCCGCGCTCCCTGGAGGCCCTGCGCCGCGCCGCCGAGCGTGCCACCGCGCGCCTCGCCGACGCGGACGAGTTCGACGCCGCCCGCCTGCGCCAGCTCACCCCGCCGGCCGCCGTCCAGCTCGCGGCCCAGTCCGGCACCGCGGTCCTCGTCCACCACGCCCTCACCGGCGACCACCTCGTCGTCAGCGCCGACGGCCGGGTGCGCGGCGTCCTCGGCTGGGCCGACACCGTCCTCGGCGACCCCGCGGAGGACATCGCCGGCCTCGCCCTCGCCGTCGGCTCCCCGGCCGCCGTCCGCGCCGCCACCCTCGCCGGCTACGGCGCCCGCCCGTGCCTGCGCGGCCTCTGGCTCGCCCGCTGTGACGCGCTCGTCCGCCTCGCGGACCGCCTCGACGGCAAGGGTGAGACGCCCCTCCCGCTGCTGAGGGCGCAGCTGCGGCAGGCGTGGGAGGCGATCCTGCTGGAGCGCGTGACGGAGTTCAGGGAGGACGAGGGGGACGAGGGAGACGAGGAGTTGTAG
- a CDS encoding M14 family zinc carboxypeptidase, whose amino-acid sequence MSLLPELRYPTLTELVLSARALAAHRPDLCVLRQVGASRAGRPLHLLSIGHARHAVLVVAGAHSNEPTGSSTLLAVAERVLHERELRADISWHFLLCADPDGASLHVTPAPRSLFDYHRGFFRPAAPEQPEWAPAALPPDRLPPETRALTRVIDELRPYLQVTLHGTDLGGSWVQLTKDVPGLAEPFAKSAAQLHIPVETGASDAAGWPAAGPGVHVMPAPGAGAAYPSMPDDARSSTWYHVHRYGGLTAVVEVPMWASDLVDDPAPHPDPARAMRRLAVRLRRDALEVERVLAETLPRLDGVDGPLLRAAKWSLELVPGLAADWMHTPPADDTMAYVGSVDAFGRRLPLRAAAMLLRVLEATGDRAAQPLERLVATWSDAFAERFRARWVPLEHQVEHQSRTVVAAALHARDRAA is encoded by the coding sequence GTGAGTCTCCTGCCGGAGCTGCGCTACCCAACTCTGACCGAACTGGTCCTGTCCGCCCGAGCGTTGGCCGCCCACCGGCCCGACCTGTGCGTACTCAGACAGGTGGGGGCCTCCCGGGCGGGCAGGCCCCTCCATCTGCTGTCCATAGGTCACGCGCGACACGCCGTGCTGGTGGTGGCGGGCGCGCACTCCAACGAACCGACGGGGAGCTCCACCCTGCTGGCCGTAGCCGAACGGGTCCTGCACGAGCGGGAGTTGCGGGCCGACATCTCCTGGCACTTCCTGCTGTGCGCGGATCCCGACGGGGCGAGCCTGCACGTGACGCCGGCGCCCCGCAGCCTGTTCGACTACCACCGCGGCTTCTTCCGGCCCGCGGCCCCGGAGCAGCCGGAGTGGGCGCCGGCCGCGCTGCCGCCCGACCGGCTGCCGCCCGAGACGCGCGCGCTGACCCGGGTCATCGACGAGCTGCGCCCCTACCTTCAGGTGACCCTGCACGGCACCGACCTGGGCGGCAGCTGGGTGCAGTTGACGAAGGACGTCCCCGGTCTCGCCGAGCCGTTCGCGAAGTCCGCGGCTCAGCTGCACATCCCGGTGGAGACCGGCGCCTCGGACGCGGCGGGCTGGCCCGCGGCCGGGCCCGGGGTGCACGTGATGCCGGCGCCGGGCGCGGGCGCGGCCTACCCGAGCATGCCGGACGACGCGCGCAGCAGCACCTGGTATCACGTGCACCGGTACGGCGGCCTGACCGCGGTCGTCGAGGTGCCGATGTGGGCGAGCGACCTGGTGGACGACCCGGCGCCGCATCCGGACCCGGCCAGGGCGATGCGGCGGCTGGCGGTTCGGCTGCGGCGGGACGCGCTGGAGGTGGAGCGGGTGCTCGCCGAAACGCTCCCCCGCCTGGACGGCGTCGACGGTCCCCTGTTGCGGGCCGCGAAGTGGTCGCTGGAGCTGGTGCCGGGGCTGGCCGCCGACTGGATGCACACGCCGCCCGCCGACGACACCATGGCCTACGTCGGGAGCGTGGACGCCTTCGGGCGGCGGCTGCCACTGCGGGCGGCGGCCATGCTGCTGCGTGTCCTGGAGGCGACCGGCGACCGCGCGGCGCAGCCGCTCGAACGCCTCGTGGCGACCTGGAGCGACGCCTTCGCCGAACGCTTCCGCGCCCGCTGGGTGCCGCTGGAGCACCAGGTCGAGCACCAGTCCCGGACGGTCGTCGCGGCCGCGCTGCACGCACGTGACCGGGCGGCGTGA
- the treY gene encoding malto-oligosyltrehalose synthase, giving the protein MTPERPDPMVPTSTYRLQLQPAFPFEAAAAAVPYVASLGVSHLHLSPVLEAVPGSGHGYDVVDHARVREELGGEEGLRALARSAREHGLGLVVDIVPNHMAMAPRHNRALWEVLREGPKSPYARWFDIDWEAQGGQVLLPVLGHPLGEELGRVEVDGDVLRYYDQVLPLREGTEDLPLPQLLDAQWYRPVWWRLARTELNYRRFFSISELIGVRVEDPEVFEATHAKILQLLHEGVIDGLRIDHPDGLADPDGYLQRLHEATGGRWTVVEKILSDGEHLPASWPVAGTTGYDALRHIDGLFTDPAGFGELLGQYRRFAAPQTDRGGDWEATVRRAAYKVLTHELATEVDRLTRVAHRVCATSPEPALRDRAPWALRTALQELLVRLEVYRPYVSGDAARVVTEEAAAEARLAFVVPEEAGAVDVVRELVLGRAGDGPEHLEFRTRFAQTASALRAKSVEDTAFYRYVPLLSATEVGGNPGSPAVSPDEFHAYCARVQRDWPLTGTVASTHDTKRSADVRAALAVLTECPERWADVLAEVTRDGEGVPDAQLAWAAWQTVFGLGDAAVDRVQGALLKHVREAGLFTSWTEQEPPYEEAVAEFVAAGPCGAPYARVAAFRGSLEPHIRANMLGMALAQLTMPGVPDVYQGTEGEYRALVDPDNRRAVRFPHEDPGEKGALTASVLRLRRRRPEVFGDSASYVPLAAEGPSAGHCVAFVRSGEVVTAVTRLSLRLARSGGWRDTVLALPPGRWADALAPEREFSGHARVAELFERLPVALLERVGVEESV; this is encoded by the coding sequence ATGACACCTGAGCGACCCGACCCGATGGTGCCGACTTCCACCTACCGGCTGCAGCTGCAGCCCGCGTTCCCGTTCGAGGCCGCGGCGGCGGCCGTGCCGTATGTGGCCTCGCTCGGCGTTTCGCACCTGCATCTGTCCCCCGTCCTGGAGGCGGTCCCGGGGTCGGGGCACGGCTACGACGTCGTGGACCACGCGCGCGTGCGCGAGGAACTGGGTGGCGAGGAGGGGCTGCGCGCGCTGGCGCGTAGCGCGCGCGAGCACGGCCTGGGTCTGGTGGTGGACATCGTGCCGAACCACATGGCCATGGCCCCGCGGCACAACCGCGCGCTGTGGGAGGTGCTGCGCGAGGGCCCCAAGTCGCCGTACGCGCGGTGGTTCGACATCGACTGGGAGGCGCAGGGCGGCCAGGTGCTGCTGCCGGTGCTGGGGCACCCGCTGGGCGAGGAGCTCGGCCGCGTGGAGGTGGACGGCGACGTCCTGCGCTACTACGACCAGGTGCTCCCGCTGCGCGAGGGCACTGAGGACCTGCCACTGCCGCAGCTCCTGGACGCCCAGTGGTACCGGCCGGTGTGGTGGCGGCTGGCCCGTACGGAGCTCAACTACCGGCGGTTCTTCAGCATCTCGGAGCTGATCGGGGTGCGGGTCGAGGACCCGGAGGTGTTCGAGGCCACCCACGCCAAGATCCTGCAGCTCCTGCACGAGGGCGTGATCGACGGGCTGCGCATCGACCACCCCGACGGCCTCGCCGACCCCGACGGCTATCTCCAGCGCCTCCACGAGGCGACCGGCGGACGCTGGACCGTGGTGGAGAAGATCCTGTCGGACGGGGAGCATCTGCCGGCCTCCTGGCCCGTCGCGGGCACCACCGGCTACGACGCCCTGCGGCACATCGACGGCCTGTTCACCGACCCGGCGGGCTTCGGGGAACTTCTCGGCCAGTACCGGCGGTTCGCGGCCCCGCAGACGGACCGGGGCGGCGACTGGGAGGCGACGGTGCGGCGGGCGGCGTACAAGGTGCTCACGCACGAACTGGCCACCGAGGTCGACCGGCTGACGCGGGTGGCGCACCGCGTGTGTGCCACCTCCCCGGAGCCCGCCCTGCGCGACCGCGCGCCCTGGGCGCTGCGCACCGCGCTGCAGGAGCTCCTCGTCCGGCTGGAGGTCTACCGGCCGTACGTCTCCGGTGACGCGGCCCGTGTCGTCACCGAGGAGGCCGCTGCCGAGGCCCGGCTCGCCTTCGTCGTGCCCGAGGAGGCCGGCGCGGTCGACGTCGTGCGCGAGCTGGTGCTCGGGCGGGCCGGTGACGGGCCGGAGCACCTGGAGTTCCGGACGCGGTTCGCGCAGACGGCGTCGGCGCTGCGCGCCAAGTCCGTGGAGGACACGGCGTTCTACCGCTATGTGCCGCTGCTGTCGGCGACCGAGGTGGGCGGAAATCCGGGGAGCCCTGCCGTCTCGCCCGACGAGTTCCACGCGTACTGCGCGCGCGTGCAGCGCGACTGGCCCCTCACCGGGACGGTCGCGTCGACGCACGACACCAAGCGCAGTGCCGACGTACGGGCCGCGCTGGCCGTGCTCACCGAGTGCCCGGAGCGCTGGGCGGACGTCCTGGCCGAGGTGACGCGCGACGGCGAGGGCGTACCGGACGCGCAACTGGCGTGGGCGGCCTGGCAGACGGTGTTCGGGCTCGGCGATGCGGCTGTCGACCGCGTGCAGGGGGCCCTGTTGAAGCATGTGCGCGAGGCAGGGCTGTTCACGAGCTGGACGGAGCAGGAGCCACCGTACGAGGAGGCGGTGGCGGAGTTCGTCGCGGCGGGGCCGTGCGGGGCGCCGTACGCGCGCGTGGCCGCCTTCCGGGGCAGCCTGGAGCCGCACATCCGGGCGAACATGCTGGGCATGGCCCTGGCCCAGCTGACGATGCCGGGCGTCCCCGATGTGTACCAGGGCACCGAGGGCGAGTACCGGGCACTGGTCGACCCCGACAACCGGCGGGCCGTACGGTTCCCGCACGAGGATCCGGGCGAGAAGGGTGCGTTGACGGCGTCGGTGCTACGGCTGCGCAGGCGGCGCCCCGAGGTGTTCGGTGACTCGGCGTCGTACGTGCCCTTGGCCGCCGAGGGGCCGTCGGCCGGGCACTGTGTGGCCTTCGTGCGCTCCGGCGAGGTGGTCACCGCCGTGACGCGGCTGTCGCTGCGGCTGGCGCGGTCGGGTGGCTGGCGTGACACGGTGCTGGCGCTGCCGCCGGGGCGGTGGGCCGACGCGCTGGCTCCGGAGCGGGAGTTCAGCGGGCACGCGCGCGTGGCGGAGCTGTTCGAGCGGCTGCCCGTTGCGTTGCTGGAGCGGGTCGGCGTGGAGGAGTCGGTGTGA
- the treZ gene encoding malto-oligosyltrehalose trehalohydrolase produces the protein MQFEVWAPQADRVTLQCEGATRALERDPDRAGWWWGEAEARDGTRYGFALDDGPVLPDPRSRRQPDGPDGLSAVVDHGRYEWRTEWAGRPLPGAVLYELHVGTYTREGTLDAAAERLGHLAELGVTHVELMPLCPFPGRHGWGYEGVSLWAVHEPYGGPEALKRFVDRAHELGLGVVLDVVHNHFGPSGNYLPAFGPYLTDTHHTPWGSAVNLDAPGSDEVRAYLVQSSLAWLRDYRIDGLRLDAVHALVDTRACHFLEELSTAVDALSADLGRPLCLIAESDLNDPRLITAREEGGLGLHAQWNDDFHHTLHAALTGESQGYYADFARAPMAALAKTLTGGYFHDGTYSSFRGRRHGRPLDRTRVAAHRLLGYSQTHDQVGNRAQGDRLAASLSPGLLACAATLTLTAPFTPMLFMGEEWAAGTPWQFFTDHTDPELAEAVRSGRRREFAAHGWAEEDVPDPQDPATRGRSCLDWSELDGEHHARVLAWYRRLIALRHEQPDLTDPDLADTKVAYDERERWLAFRRGDVRVAVNLAKEPAAIPLGPREATVLAAWEPVQAPGADGVLQVPGESGVVLLQG, from the coding sequence GTGCAGTTCGAGGTGTGGGCACCGCAGGCCGACCGTGTGACGCTCCAGTGCGAAGGCGCCACGCGCGCGTTGGAGCGCGATCCCGACCGCGCGGGATGGTGGTGGGGGGAGGCTGAGGCGCGGGACGGCACGCGGTACGGCTTCGCGCTCGACGACGGCCCCGTGCTGCCCGATCCGCGCTCGCGCCGGCAGCCGGACGGCCCGGACGGGCTGAGCGCGGTCGTCGACCACGGGCGGTACGAGTGGCGTACCGAGTGGGCGGGGCGGCCCCTGCCCGGTGCGGTCCTGTACGAGCTGCATGTGGGCACGTACACGCGCGAGGGCACGCTGGACGCGGCCGCCGAGCGGCTCGGACATCTCGCGGAACTGGGCGTCACGCACGTCGAGTTGATGCCCCTGTGCCCCTTCCCCGGGCGGCACGGCTGGGGATACGAGGGGGTCTCGTTGTGGGCCGTGCACGAGCCGTACGGCGGACCCGAGGCGCTGAAACGCTTCGTCGACCGGGCGCACGAGCTGGGCCTGGGCGTCGTCCTCGACGTCGTGCACAACCACTTCGGCCCGTCCGGCAACTACCTGCCCGCCTTCGGGCCCTACCTCACGGACACGCATCACACGCCCTGGGGTTCCGCCGTCAACCTGGACGCGCCCGGCTCGGACGAGGTGCGCGCGTATCTCGTGCAGAGCTCGCTGGCCTGGCTGCGGGACTACCGGATCGACGGGCTGCGCCTGGACGCGGTGCACGCGCTGGTGGACACGCGCGCGTGCCACTTCCTGGAGGAGCTGTCGACGGCCGTCGACGCCCTCTCCGCCGACCTCGGCCGGCCGCTGTGCCTGATCGCCGAGTCCGACCTCAACGATCCGCGGCTCATCACCGCGCGCGAGGAGGGCGGTCTCGGTCTGCACGCCCAGTGGAACGACGACTTCCACCACACCCTGCACGCCGCGCTGACCGGCGAGTCCCAGGGCTACTACGCCGACTTCGCCCGCGCCCCCATGGCGGCCCTGGCCAAGACCCTCACCGGCGGCTACTTCCACGACGGGACGTACTCGAGCTTCCGGGGCCGCAGGCACGGGCGCCCCCTGGACCGCACGCGCGTGGCCGCGCACCGACTCCTCGGCTACAGCCAGACCCACGACCAGGTCGGCAACCGCGCCCAGGGCGACCGGCTCGCGGCCTCCCTCTCCCCCGGCCTGCTGGCCTGCGCCGCCACGCTGACGCTGACCGCGCCGTTCACACCGATGCTGTTCATGGGCGAGGAGTGGGCCGCGGGCACGCCCTGGCAGTTCTTCACCGACCACACCGATCCGGAGCTCGCCGAAGCGGTACGGAGCGGTCGGCGGCGGGAGTTCGCGGCGCACGGCTGGGCCGAGGAGGACGTGCCCGACCCGCAGGACCCGGCGACCCGGGGCCGCTCCTGCCTCGACTGGTCCGAGCTCGACGGCGAGCACCACGCGCGCGTGCTGGCCTGGTACCGGCGTCTCATCGCCCTGCGCCACGAGCAGCCCGACCTCACGGATCCCGACCTCGCCGACACCAAGGTGGCCTACGACGAGCGGGAGCGCTGGCTCGCCTTCCGGCGCGGCGACGTACGCGTGGCCGTCAACCTCGCCAAGGAACCGGCGGCGATCCCCCTGGGGCCCCGCGAGGCGACCGTACTGGCCGCGTGGGAGCCCGTGCAGGCGCCGGGCGCGGACGGGGTGCTGCAGGTGCCCGGGGAGTCGGGCGTGGTGCTGTTGCAGGGGTGA
- a CDS encoding M14 family zinc carboxypeptidase: MWRCALPPLLRYPTVDELGARAAALVARRPRDARLRRVGTSRAGTPLWLLSVGHGSRQALVVAGPHANEPVGGATVLRLAERVLADPRLHEGADATWNLLLCLDPDGLRRNEGWLHGPYALGGYFRHFFRPGFLEQPEWLPDGADAATLPETRALLDLQDELRPFLQCSLHDVDVGGGFVELTHDLPGLAQRVAHTAARLGIPRELGPYDTLYWPALGPAVYRIPRPRRGGLAAAITEAAVESTWFHPHRHGTVTAVVEAPMWGVAAVEDGTPPADEETVLRRVSHTLRHDARLLQRLLERLRPHLPAGPETARLLAPVDDYLLVCPGLADTWDPDVEDPGGARPLPPLSTAHLAALRIAGRRLALRTAGLLHQLVTGAGRDPARVLPELDRLLDEWCDDYRDGCGARWIPVARQVEYQSRVVLAAFELATRHASACSRSGESGWNAGAAVPMHRE; the protein is encoded by the coding sequence TTGTGGAGGTGTGCCCTGCCGCCACTCCTCCGCTACCCGACCGTCGACGAGCTGGGCGCACGGGCGGCCGCGCTCGTCGCCCGCCGCCCCCGTGACGCGCGGCTGCGCCGCGTGGGGACGTCCCGCGCGGGCACGCCCCTGTGGCTGCTGTCCGTCGGCCACGGCAGCCGCCAGGCCCTCGTCGTGGCCGGCCCGCACGCCAACGAACCCGTGGGCGGCGCCACCGTGCTGCGCCTGGCCGAACGGGTGCTGGCCGACCCCCGCCTGCACGAGGGCGCCGACGCCACCTGGAACCTGCTGCTGTGCCTGGACCCCGACGGCCTGCGCCGCAACGAGGGCTGGCTGCACGGCCCGTACGCCCTCGGCGGCTACTTCCGGCACTTCTTCCGGCCGGGCTTCCTGGAGCAGCCCGAGTGGCTGCCCGACGGCGCGGACGCCGCCACACTGCCCGAGACCCGTGCCCTGCTCGACCTCCAGGACGAACTGCGGCCCTTCCTCCAGTGCTCCCTGCACGACGTCGACGTCGGCGGCGGCTTCGTCGAGCTGACCCACGACCTGCCCGGCCTCGCCCAGCGCGTCGCGCACACCGCCGCCCGCCTCGGCATCCCGCGCGAGCTCGGCCCCTACGACACCCTGTACTGGCCGGCACTGGGACCCGCCGTCTACCGGATCCCCAGGCCCCGCCGGGGCGGTCTGGCCGCCGCCATCACCGAGGCGGCCGTCGAGTCGACCTGGTTCCATCCGCACCGGCACGGCACCGTCACGGCGGTCGTCGAGGCCCCCATGTGGGGTGTCGCCGCGGTGGAGGACGGTACTCCGCCCGCAGATGAGGAAACGGTCCTGCGCAGGGTGAGTCACACACTGCGCCACGACGCTCGCCTCCTGCAGCGGCTGCTGGAGCGCCTGCGGCCCCACCTTCCCGCCGGCCCGGAGACGGCCCGGCTGCTCGCTCCGGTCGACGACTATTTACTGGTCTGCCCCGGGCTCGCCGACACCTGGGACCCCGACGTCGAGGACCCAGGCGGCGCACGACCCCTTCCGCCGCTCAGCACCGCCCACCTGGCCGCCCTGCGCATCGCCGGACGGCGCCTCGCCCTGCGGACGGCCGGACTGCTGCACCAGCTCGTGACCGGCGCCGGGCGCGACCCGGCCCGGGTGCTGCCGGAACTGGACCGGCTTCTCGACGAGTGGTGCGACGACTACCGCGACGGCTGCGGAGCGCGCTGGATACCGGTCGCGCGCCAGGTGGAGTACCAGTCGCGGGTGGTGCTCGCCGCGTTCGAACTCGCCACGCGGCACGCGTCCGCGTGCTCTCGTTCGGGTGAGTCGGGGTGGAATGCCGGGGCCGCCGTGCCGATGCATCGGGAATGA